CTCGCCACGTTCATTTTTCAAGAGGTTGATCGTCCGGCGGATGGTCCGTCCGGTCCCGTCGACGATGACAGTGTCTCGGCGGTCGGTGATCTCCTCGCCCGTCAGAAGTACCTGCCCGAGCAGTCGCTGACCGCCGTGGACTGCCGCGGGTGTGGTCCCGATGGCGTCGGCTTCGGTCGTCCCGAAGCGCTCACAGGCAGCGCTGTTGATGGAGACGATCTCGCCCGAGCAGTCGACTACCAGCGTCGGCACCGCAACCCCGTCGAGAACGGTCTTCATCAGGTAGTCGACATCCAACGTCCCGAAGGGGGTCTCGGTTTGGGAGGGTTCTCGCTCCTCGGGATCGGGATCCGATGCCCAGCCAGTCGGCCCGTTGGTCTCGATGGATATGTCCCGCCACTCAACCGAATCGGAGACGCGTTCCTCGTCGATGCGTTCAGTCGTCTCCGGCTCGGGCTCTGTGACCAGCAGTCGGTTGAGAAAACGCTTCATACGTGCTAGATCCCGCTGAGAGGCAATAAATATTAGGTGTAAGAATTCATTAAGGTCCACCAAACTATTTAAGGATATTATGAGGTCCGAGAAATTTTTATTTAGCTGGGTGAAGTAGAGTTACCATACATGTCCCTGTCAGAGATTATCAAGTATGTCAAAGGAAACGAGAAGACGCTCGTCGTGTTCAATCCGCCAGCCACGAGCACGCTCGTTTCCGATCTCGGGGACTATTTTACCACACAGAACGTCAGGGTGACCAGCCAGCGAACCGATTCGGGCGAGCCGGAGGGTGTCGTCGTTCTCAAACTGGGCGAGGAGGTGTTGTCGGCGGTGCCGGTCGAACAGCTCCAAGAGCTACTGGCAGGGGGTGCGCTCCGCGAGACAGGAGTCGGCATCGACGACACCGACTACCACGAGATCCTTCAGCATCTCAAGGAGACGACATTTACCTCCTACGACAAATCCCGGATGATCGCGATCTCTCACGAGATCGAAGACCGAGCACTCCGAGTCGACGGCGGGCGACTGTATGCGGGCTTTCAACTGCCGACGAAGCTCAACAATCAGGGCAAGCGCTACGGTCGACTCGCCGAGCGGGCAATCGATATCCACACCTTTGCGGTGCCCGACGGGCCAGCAGTCGACATCGCTGGCCTGACGCATCATGCCATCGCTGCCGCCGAAATCGAACAGTCATGGTTCGTCATTTTCGACGGCAACGGCGATGATCGCTACAAAACAGCGCTACTGGCAACCGAACAGTCACCCAACCAGTTTTACGGCTTTTGGACGGATGATCCGGGCATCGTCGACCGAATCGGCGACTATCTCGATTCGACCTACGTCAAACTCTCGCCCTGATTGCGGGCTTACAGATCCTCACCGGCCCACCGAACCGAATCGTAGGTTCGCAGTGACTCGCTGTCGAACTGGGCCTCAAACTTCCGGCGGAGCGATGTCTTTTCGGCAGTACTGATCCGGGCGAGTTCGTCGGCCTTGGCGACCGCCCGCGGCGGCCCACGCTCAGCGGCTACTTCCGACAAAATTTGTGTGGTAAGCTGTCGACGCACCTCGTCATCTCGGGTCACCGCGTACGGCGCTTCGAGTTTGTAGCAGATGTCGTGCCGCGGGTCGTAGATGATACAGAAGGTGACTTCGTACAGTTCGGGATCGAGTCGACGGTCGACGCCCAGCGCGTCACCCGCGGCGGCCATCGTTCCGTCGGGACCGCCACGGGAGACGAACCACGAGGAGAAGGTGAGGTCGTCGGTCCGGCGGCTCTCGGTTGGCCCGGAGCCATCCGCGTCTCGGTGGTGGCGTTCGAGCAGCCGCGTAAAGAAGGCGGTGTCGTCCGGCCACGGGGCCTCAAACCCGGTCTGCTTGTTGGCAATCGTGCTTGTAATCACGCGGGCCGAGGGGTTTTTGACGAATCCCGCAATCGGCACACCACGGTCGACGAACGTCTCGACCAGTCGGATATAGTGCTCCAAGACACGTTTGGGCCGGGCTTCGTAGGTCAACTCTTCGAGTTCGGGGGTCCGATCACGCCACGTCAGGATTTCCTTGGGATACAGTGGCCCATCCAAAATCAGGAGGTCCTCTACTTTGTCGGCGTGTTCAAGCGCGTGGTGGCCCTCGGCGAAATACAGCGACAGCGCGTGGACGACCGCCTCGGCGTACTTGTTGACCTGTGGGGCCCTGATCAGTCGGTACTCGCTGTGGCCCTCGTCGTAGTCGACCCACTGGCCGTCGGTGACCTGCGTCGTGTCGTTGGTGTGGGCAGTCGCGACGATGGTCCGAGTGCGGTGGGCATCGACATCCGAAGGTTCGACACCCATCGCGGCGTGGGCGAGATCCAACACGAGCCCATTTTTAAATGCCGTCGGGTTGATCGTCCCCGAGTCGATGCCATGAACGGTTGGAAACGGGCGGTCAGAGAGCGCAACAGTGTCGATGTCGACGTGTTGGAGCCGTTGGTCGCCGATGGGTTCGATCACCTGCTGGCCACGACCGTCGGTGAGTGGATCGAGCCACTGCTCCCAGACCGTGGTGGCGAACGCTCCATGCTCGCTGTCGTCGGCCGTCTCGGCGACCGACCCCGCGAGTCGGGCGATGGCCTCGACGTGGATCGGATCGAGCGTCACACGTAGGGGCGCGTGGGCCACTGTCAAAAACTGATTGGTCGGACTGATAGAAATCAGCCAATAGTCGACTGTCGTCCCACACAACAGATATGAGTTGACAGTCAGCCATCAGATACTATGCGCTCTAGACGGCGGTTTCTCGGCGGACTCGCAGCTGGTTCGGTGGGCCTTGCGGGCTGTCTCGGGAGCGACGATCTCATCGCCCGCTGTTCGAGTCGGGGGAGAGGAAGCGGTTCCCAACACCTCAGACAGCTGGTTCCGATACGAGGTGACACGCAGGTCGCCCTCGGGATCGCCGTCTCACCGGAGGCAACCGAGAGCGACAACTACCGATTCGTCGAGATTCGGGACCGCGACGACCGGTTGGTCGGCTCGATCCCGCTCGACGACAACCGGGAGATGAGTAGCCTCAATACCGACCAGTTCTCGATCTACGGGGCGGACGACGGCGAGGTCTACGCGCTTCCGCTCGGTCGACCGCCGGTTCACGGCGCGTACACGGCCTCACTTATCAATGAGTCCGGGGAGTCGGTGGCGACTGCGACGATGCGATTCAATTGCTACGCCGAAGACGGCTCGCTTCCGTAGCTGTAAGCACTGACCGAGAGGGAGGATGTCGCTACTCTTGGGTTTGTTGTCGGACGGTACCGTCTCCAACAGACAGTCTCAAACCATTGGACTCCAAACGGTCGTCCATGTCGATACGGGGGGTCGCATTCGACCTCGATTACACCCTTGCGGTGACGACGAAAGACCGGGCAACGATCCTCGCAGAGGCGATTGCGGCGGTCGACGGCCCACAGATCAGCCGTGAGGAGTATCTCACGGCCCACCGTAACCATCTGACCACCGAGAGCCGCGCACCGATCTTCGCTGAACTACTCGTCGAACGTGGGAGCACGGTCGAGCCCGAGGCGATGGCAGCCGCCTACCGTGAGGCGATCAGCGACGCCATCGAACCGATCCCGGAGATCGAACCGTTCATCGCCAACCTCCGGTCGAGCTACCGCGTCGGCCTGCTCACGAACGGGCCAGTACTCGCCCAGCGGTCGAAGATCGAACAGCTCGGCTGGGAGGAGCTATTCGATACGACGCTTGTCACCGGCGAACTCACGGCTGGCAAACCCGACGCCGTGGCCTTCGACGCACTGCTTGAGGGCCTCGGCACGACCCCCGGCGAAACCGTCTACATCGGCGACACACCCCTCGATGATATCGAGGGCGCAACGGATTCCGGACTCTACGCGATTCAGGTGTTGTTCGACGGCGGGCCGGACCGTGATCCACGGGCCGATGCCCACATCGAACGGGACCGACTCACGACCGACCTGCCGGAACTGCTGACCACTCTTTGCTAACTTTCGGTCGACTTCTCGACTGCGTCGCCAACAACTGATTCAAAAACCGAGATCACACGTTTGGCCTCCGCACCATCTTCGACGAAGACGAGCGTTCGCGGCGGGTCGACGGCCTTCGGTCGAACCGCGAGCCCGGCATCGCTGGCCGCCTCGGCGGCAGTCTCGGGCGCAGCGGAGAACTCGATACGGGCACGCTCGGGGTGGACGAACACGGTCGCCAGCATCGTTCGGTCGGCGTCGACGCTCTCGTCGACGGTCGTCTGCCCCTGTTCGCCGATCTCAACGGCCTCGGAGTTCGAGACACGGGCGACTCGATAGGCAACAGCACCGTCTTCAGTTGGTTCGACATCCGGATTGGCGTCGACGACCACGACCTGTGCGAGTCGCCCGTGGTCGCCCGTGAGTTCGGAGGCGATCAGTTGGGCGATGCGCGTTCCATCTCGGAGTCGGTCCTCAACCATGCCGAAACTGACACTGCCGCCAACTTAAGTCCCTTCGAGTTCCGCCCGCACCGTCTCGGCGACGCCCGAGCAGTCGACCCCATTTCGCCGCGCCACCACGACCGCCGCCGACTCTAGGGTAATCCCGAGGCGTCGCTGGGTTTCGTTCGTTTCGGCCACCGCCGCCTGTTTGCTGAGTCCGTTAGTGACCATCAGATCCAGCAGTTGCTCGAACGTCGACTGTTCCCGCAAAATATCCGTATCCGGCGTAAATCCCTCCGGAATTTCGACGGCGTCGACGTCGAACGCCGGTGTGAGGTCGCCGTCCTCGTTCGAAAGGAGTCCGCGACCGACAGCGACGTCGACCAACCGTTTGGCCTGATCCGGCGAGAACCACTCCCGATCTAAGGAGAGCGCGACGACGAACTCGCCTTCCCCCAGCGACCGGGCTCCCTGCTGGCGGAACGGAACGGCGACCGCAATCTGGAGGCTCATACTGAGTTGGGGTGTTACCAGCGAACTAAAGCTTCCGACGTGTGGTCGGCCACCGCCTCACGCCGCGGGCGAATTACGCGTCCCGAACGGCGGCGAGGTCGTCGTGAGTGTTGATGTTGCGGAACGCCTCGGGGTCGACGTGGGCGCGGACGACTCGTTCGGGGACGGTGTGGGGATCGAGTACCGAGACGAACTCCTCGATTCGGTCGGAGCCGGCGGCTTCGGCCTCTCGACAGGCCGCGGCCGCAGCCCGAACGTGGACCACCGCCGGAAACGGCTGGATGCGGCCCTCGAAACGGGCGACTGCGCCGGTTCGGTTTCGGGCCCGCGCAAAGAGGAAATCGAGGAACGCCGCGGGAACCGACGGCATATCACAGGGGAGTACCGCCGCGTAGGTCGACGAGGTTTCGGCGAGGGCGGTTCGCAGGCCGACAAGCGGCCCCCGGTCGGGGATCTGGTCAACCACAAACCGGACCCTGAACGCCGACAACTCCTCGGCGAACACCTCGCGTTGATCCCGCCGACAGTTGACGATCAGTTCGTCGACCGCGGGGTCGACAGCGCCAACCACATGATGAAGCAGCGATTGTCCGTTCAGCGGGGCCAACGCCTTATCGACGGTCGGAAATCGGGTCGACCGACCGCCTGCGAGGATGATTCCCGCACGACCGGTGTCGGCGGCTGGTTGTTGTGTGGGTGAGTCTTCACTCATTTGTAGGCCACGGCGGAGCCATCTTGCTTGGTCGGTCCCGTATAGCGGTATCCGGCACCCCCAGTCGTTCAAGTAAGGATGACATAACTCTCATTAGTCGGCCCCTGCGGTCGGCGGTGTCTCCGCATCCCGTGTTCCACTCGTCGAACTGACCTCCTCGTCGACCGCGACCAGCCGCGCGGCACACTGTTTGAAGTTCGGCTCCGCGGATTTTGGATCGACCGCCGGATGCGTAAGCCGGTTGGCCGCCGGATGGTGGATCGGGATCCAGACCATCCCCTCGGGCACCGCCTCGTCGGGGTCGACGGTGGCAACAGTCGAGCCACGGGGTGTCTCGATCCTGATGGGGTCGACGGTGGCAGACGGGAGCGTCTCCGGATTGATTCGCGCAACGATTGGGTCGACGTCGTCGCCAACCGCCTCTCGGGAGCGAATCCCCGTGTTGTAACCGTCCTTCTCGCGGCCAGTGGTTAGGGTGAGTGGGTACGACTCACTCGGCGGCTCCGGGAGGCCGGGATCGGGGGCTGTCGAGAAGCGCGCGCGACCCGATTCGGTCTTGAAGGACCACGCCTCGTCGCGGCTCTCGGCGTCAGGATCGAAGTAGCGGTAGCCACCGGATTCGTCGAGTGCCGGCGCTGGCCACCGAACCGCGTGTTCGGCCTCCAGACGCTCGTAGGAGATCCCCGAGCAGTCGGCCTTGGTTCCCTCGGTAAGGGCGGCGAATTCGTCGAACACGTCGCTCGGGTCGGGATTCTGATCGGTGATCACGTCCGGAGCCACGCGGTTGCCGACCGTACAGATGATGTTGAGATCCGTCCTGACGCCGGGTGGTATCTCCGTGGCCCGCCGAACGCGGGAAACGGTGCGCTCCATGTTCATCGTCGTCCCCTCGGACTCGCCCCACGTCGCCGCGGGCAACACGACATCGGCGTACTCCATCGTCTCGCTTTTAAATGAGTCCTGAACGATAACGAACGCCTCCTCCAGTTGCTCACGGACGGGATTCGTATCCGGCATGCCAACGATTGGGTTCGTTGCCACGGTCCACAACACGTCGGGACAGTCGTCGATCATTGCGACTGGACCGGGACCTGTGTCATCGGGCAGCCGCGAAACGAGGACGTTCCACACATCGGCGGTCGTCTGTCGTTCGTCGGGATCGGTGTACTCCCGGTGACCGGGCCACGAGCCTTTGGAAGAACAGACCCGCGTGCCCATCGAGTTGGCCTGCCCCGTCAGCGAGAACGGCCCACAGCCCGGCCCCATGTTGCCGGAGGCCAGACAGAGGTCGATTAGCGCGCCCGCGCTCGCGGTGCCGCGAACGCTCTGATTGATCCCCATTCCCCAGTAGATGAGGGTATCCTTTTCGAAGGCTGCGGCCAGCTTGTCGACCTGCTCCATCGAGACGCCTGCCCGCTCGGCTGACTCCTCGGCCGGTGGTAGGGAGTCCCTAACGCCGTCGAACCCCTCGGTGTGGGCCTCAACAAACTCGTCGTCGACGCGGTCGGTCTCGATCATTCGCGCGAGGATCGCGTTGGCCAGTGCGAGGTCGCCGCCCGGCGCGGTGTCGATATGACCATCGGCGTTCTCGGCGGTTTCACTCATTACGGGATCGACGACCAGCAGTTCGGAGTCCTCATCGTCGGCAGACTCCCTGATCCACCGGTACATCACGGGGTGGGCGACTGCGGGGTTGGCTCCCCAGACGAGGTGGGTTTCGGCCTCGGGGATGTCGTCGTAGGTCGGCGGCGGGGCGTCACTGCCAAAGGCATCGTAGTAGGCGGTGACTGCACTCGCCATACAGAGGGTCGTATTGGCGTCGTAGTTGCGGGTGCCGAGACCGCCGCGGGCGAGTTTGCCCAGCGCGTAGGCGGCTTCGATTGTCTGTTGGCCGCTACCCATGATCCCCACATTGTCAGAGTCGACGGCACGGGCTTCCTCAATGGCATCTGTCGCCCGGTCGAGCGCATCCTCCCATGTCGACCGGACGAGTTCGCCGTCTTTTCTGACTAACGGACGAGTCAGCCACTCACCCTCCGGATCGGCGGTTTCGCTAATTCCCCGGCCACAGGCGAGCCCGCGACTGACTGGATGGGCCGCATCGCCCCGAACGGTGTCGAGCCCATAGCCCTGGTCGACGCCATGGGTGACGTGCCCGCAGCCGACCGCACACCGCATACAGGTGGTCGGTACCGGATCGCTCACCGACCTACCTCCCGTGAAAGATCATGATGTAGTTTTGACCGCATGTGTGACATCGGCACTGAAAACATAGTGGATTTCACTTTTGCTCGTGTTCATCTGTGTGTTTGCATCGGTAAAACGCTAATCGTTTAGCTAACAATATTTTTGGTGCCCTTAGTGGGCAGCTGTCGTATATACTATGGAATATAATGGCCTTATATACATCATCCACCGTGTTTTGGACAGAAAAACTGACTAAACGTACTTCTTTTTCACTCGTTACGGAACTCCGTATCCAATACTGTCAGTGACACTCCGCGCACGAGAACGGTCGACGGCTGTCGAAAAGGGACCGAATTCGGCTATTGTGGAGTGGTAACTGGTCACAGCAGGGATGTATGCTTCGACGGTCTTAAGCGACCGTAGTTCCAATCTGTGTGGGATGAGTGACCCGGCCTTGGACGTGGTCGAATTCGTCCTGACGACCCATCTGTACAACGACGACCGGTCGTTGGACGAAAACGATCTGCCACCTCGGTTCAGGCAAGTGTTTTGGACCGAGAACAGTTCGTCCGACGAGAGCGAAGCGGGGGATAAATCAACCGAGCCACAGCCGCCCGGCCGCATCGAGCGGCCGCTACGAGCAACCGAGTCGGTGACTCGCACCGCGACGGGCGTCGACCGACCGTGGGAGGCAGTCTCGGATCTGCTGTTTACCCAACGCGAGGAGTTTTCCAACGAAATCTCGCAGACACAGCCCGAGATGGCAGTCGACTGGTATTTGGAGCGAGCCGACGACGAGCGGCTCCGGACGAACCCAACTATTGTGTCGACCGTCGAAGACGAGCCCTCGGTCGACGTGACCCACGAGGAAGCCCGGGAGAACAACCGCCCGATTCAGGCCGACCGGGTCTGGATCGATGCGCTGCTCTCCCAATACTTCGACTCCGAGGACGACGCCGAGATGCTGGATCTCGTGCAGGTGCGGGCTCCCGAAGAGATCGAGATGCAGTTGGACGACCTCGTGTTGACCGCCGATCAAGAAGGCGAGATTCAGAAGATCGTCAAGGCAATCGAACACCGGGATTATTTGGCCTCGATTGGCCTCCGTGAGATTGGGAAACTGCTGTTCGTCGGCCCGCCGGGAACCGGTAAAACCACGATTTCACGGGCATTGGCCCACGAACTCGGCTTGCCGTTCGTCGAGGTCAAACTCTCGATGATCACCAGCCAGTATCTCGGCGAGACGGCCAAAAACGTCGAAAAAACGTTCGAGGTCGCCAAACGGCTCTCGCCGTGTATTCTCTTTATCGACGAGTTCGACTCGGTCGCCAAAACCCGGCGGTCGGACGAACACGCTGCGCTCAAGCGCGCGGTCAACACCCTGCTAAAATCCATCGACGACATCTCACTGATCCGCGACGAGGTGCTGTTGATCGGCGCAACCAACCACCCCGACCAGCTGGATGCGGCCGCATGGCGGCGGTTCGACGAGATCGTCAACTTCCCCAAACCCGACCGTGGAATGCGGGCCGATATCCTCGAAGTCGTCACCAAGCAGATGGATATTGCCGACTTCGATCCCTACGAAGTCGCCGGCAAAACCGAGGGGCTGACCGGCAGCGACCTCCGGATGGTGCTTCGGGAGGCCGTTCTCGAAGCGCTCACCGAAGAGCGGATGAAGATCACACAGGAAGATCTGATGAATGCAGTCGCCGACTTCGAGGAGCGGGACAACCTCAAAAACATGGACATGATCGACGGCGATGGCGCGGACCTTACCGGCAGCGGCAGTGGTCACGACCACGATCATGATCATGACGATCACGACCACAGCCACGACGAGTCGAACACGGGGCACTCCGGCGGCGAGCAGACCGTCGACGCCAAGACACAGGATTAGCTCACCCCGAGATGACGATCCGGGTCACACTGTTGGGGACGGGCGACACCACGGGCACACCGACAGTCGGCTGTGACTGCGACACTTGTCGGGCCGCCACAGAACGTGGCATCGAGCGCAGCCGGTTTTCAGTACACGTCGAAAACGAACGCACCGGCGAGTCGTTACTGATCGACCTGAGTCCGGATTTCCGCCACCAGTTTCTCCGTGAGGACGTCGACCTCCCGGATGTAGCGATCATCACCCACATCCATTTCGATCATATCGACGGGTTAGGCAATGCCTACCGGGTTTTCGACTCGCTTCCGGTGTACGCCGCAAACGAAACTGACCCCGCAACCGGCGAGTCGGTCGCCGACACAGTGAGGGACAAGTACGACTATCTCGATGCCGTGACCGTCGAGGATGTCACACCCTTCGAGTCGGTCGAGGTCTGTGGCCTCGATCTCACACTCGTTCCGGTCGACCATCCGCCACTCGTCTGTTATGGACTGGTGATCGAAGATCCCGAAACGGATGCAAAACTCTCGCTGTCCGGTGATACGAGCTACGACATCCCAGAGCGGTCCCGCGACCGGCTCCGGAATCCCGATCTGTTTCTGGCCGATGGGATCGTCCCTGCCTCGCTCTGTGAGCATCATCCGCTGGGAGGCAAAGACCACGATGACGACGGCGTCCCGCGGACGTTCGGCACCAAACACATGACACGTGAGGGTGCGCTCTCGCTGGCCGCCGAACTCGATGCGGAGACAACGCGGCTGGTCCATACGGCCCACTACTATCCGGTCGACGAGGCATTCGAGGAGCCGCTCGCAGTCGACGGCGAGCAGTACCGGCTCGATGGCAC
This sequence is a window from Halohasta litchfieldiae. Protein-coding genes within it:
- a CDS encoding PAS domain-containing protein, which encodes MKRFLNRLLVTEPEPETTERIDEERVSDSVEWRDISIETNGPTGWASDPDPEEREPSQTETPFGTLDVDYLMKTVLDGVAVPTLVVDCSGEIVSINSAACERFGTTEADAIGTTPAAVHGGQRLLGQVLLTGEEITDRRDTVIVDGTGRTIRRTINLLKNERGEIVGAVETIQAWPTATDTEQTVS
- a CDS encoding DICT sensory domain-containing protein, which translates into the protein MSLSEIIKYVKGNEKTLVVFNPPATSTLVSDLGDYFTTQNVRVTSQRTDSGEPEGVVVLKLGEEVLSAVPVEQLQELLAGGALRETGVGIDDTDYHEILQHLKETTFTSYDKSRMIAISHEIEDRALRVDGGRLYAGFQLPTKLNNQGKRYGRLAERAIDIHTFAVPDGPAVDIAGLTHHAIAAAEIEQSWFVIFDGNGDDRYKTALLATEQSPNQFYGFWTDDPGIVDRIGDYLDSTYVKLSP
- a CDS encoding DNA double-strand break repair nuclease NurA, which produces MTLDPIHVEAIARLAGSVAETADDSEHGAFATTVWEQWLDPLTDGRGQQVIEPIGDQRLQHVDIDTVALSDRPFPTVHGIDSGTINPTAFKNGLVLDLAHAAMGVEPSDVDAHRTRTIVATAHTNDTTQVTDGQWVDYDEGHSEYRLIRAPQVNKYAEAVVHALSLYFAEGHHALEHADKVEDLLILDGPLYPKEILTWRDRTPELEELTYEARPKRVLEHYIRLVETFVDRGVPIAGFVKNPSARVITSTIANKQTGFEAPWPDDTAFFTRLLERHHRDADGSGPTESRRTDDLTFSSWFVSRGGPDGTMAAAGDALGVDRRLDPELYEVTFCIIYDPRHDICYKLEAPYAVTRDDEVRRQLTTQILSEVAAERGPPRAVAKADELARISTAEKTSLRRKFEAQFDSESLRTYDSVRWAGEDL
- a CDS encoding HAD family hydrolase — encoded protein: MSIRGVAFDLDYTLAVTTKDRATILAEAIAAVDGPQISREEYLTAHRNHLTTESRAPIFAELLVERGSTVEPEAMAAAYREAISDAIEPIPEIEPFIANLRSSYRVGLLTNGPVLAQRSKIEQLGWEELFDTTLVTGELTAGKPDAVAFDALLEGLGTTPGETVYIGDTPLDDIEGATDSGLYAIQVLFDGGPDRDPRADAHIERDRLTTDLPELLTTLC
- a CDS encoding DUF2240 family protein — its product is MSLQIAVAVPFRQQGARSLGEGEFVVALSLDREWFSPDQAKRLVDVAVGRGLLSNEDGDLTPAFDVDAVEIPEGFTPDTDILREQSTFEQLLDLMVTNGLSKQAAVAETNETQRRLGITLESAAVVVARRNGVDCSGVAETVRAELEGT
- the mobA gene encoding molybdenum cofactor guanylyltransferase → MSEDSPTQQPAADTGRAGIILAGGRSTRFPTVDKALAPLNGQSLLHHVVGAVDPAVDELIVNCRRDQREVFAEELSAFRVRFVVDQIPDRGPLVGLRTALAETSSTYAAVLPCDMPSVPAAFLDFLFARARNRTGAVARFEGRIQPFPAVVHVRAAAAACREAEAAGSDRIEEFVSVLDPHTVPERVVRAHVDPEAFRNINTHDDLAAVRDA
- the nasA gene encoding assimilatory nitrate reductase NasA, which encodes MSDPVPTTCMRCAVGCGHVTHGVDQGYGLDTVRGDAAHPVSRGLACGRGISETADPEGEWLTRPLVRKDGELVRSTWEDALDRATDAIEEARAVDSDNVGIMGSGQQTIEAAYALGKLARGGLGTRNYDANTTLCMASAVTAYYDAFGSDAPPPTYDDIPEAETHLVWGANPAVAHPVMYRWIRESADDEDSELLVVDPVMSETAENADGHIDTAPGGDLALANAILARMIETDRVDDEFVEAHTEGFDGVRDSLPPAEESAERAGVSMEQVDKLAAAFEKDTLIYWGMGINQSVRGTASAGALIDLCLASGNMGPGCGPFSLTGQANSMGTRVCSSKGSWPGHREYTDPDERQTTADVWNVLVSRLPDDTGPGPVAMIDDCPDVLWTVATNPIVGMPDTNPVREQLEEAFVIVQDSFKSETMEYADVVLPAATWGESEGTTMNMERTVSRVRRATEIPPGVRTDLNIICTVGNRVAPDVITDQNPDPSDVFDEFAALTEGTKADCSGISYERLEAEHAVRWPAPALDESGGYRYFDPDAESRDEAWSFKTESGRARFSTAPDPGLPEPPSESYPLTLTTGREKDGYNTGIRSREAVGDDVDPIVARINPETLPSATVDPIRIETPRGSTVATVDPDEAVPEGMVWIPIHHPAANRLTHPAVDPKSAEPNFKQCAARLVAVDEEVSSTSGTRDAETPPTAGAD
- a CDS encoding ATP-binding protein, with translation MSDPALDVVEFVLTTHLYNDDRSLDENDLPPRFRQVFWTENSSSDESEAGDKSTEPQPPGRIERPLRATESVTRTATGVDRPWEAVSDLLFTQREEFSNEISQTQPEMAVDWYLERADDERLRTNPTIVSTVEDEPSVDVTHEEARENNRPIQADRVWIDALLSQYFDSEDDAEMLDLVQVRAPEEIEMQLDDLVLTADQEGEIQKIVKAIEHRDYLASIGLREIGKLLFVGPPGTGKTTISRALAHELGLPFVEVKLSMITSQYLGETAKNVEKTFEVAKRLSPCILFIDEFDSVAKTRRSDEHAALKRAVNTLLKSIDDISLIRDEVLLIGATNHPDQLDAAAWRRFDEIVNFPKPDRGMRADILEVVTKQMDIADFDPYEVAGKTEGLTGSDLRMVLREAVLEALTEERMKITQEDLMNAVADFEERDNLKNMDMIDGDGADLTGSGSGHDHDHDHDDHDHSHDESNTGHSGGEQTVDAKTQD
- a CDS encoding MBL fold metallo-hydrolase, whose amino-acid sequence is MRVTLLGTGDTTGTPTVGCDCDTCRAATERGIERSRFSVHVENERTGESLLIDLSPDFRHQFLREDVDLPDVAIITHIHFDHIDGLGNAYRVFDSLPVYAANETDPATGESVADTVRDKYDYLDAVTVEDVTPFESVEVCGLDLTLVPVDHPPLVCYGLVIEDPETDAKLSLSGDTSYDIPERSRDRLRNPDLFLADGIVPASLCEHHPLGGKDHDDDGVPRTFGTKHMTREGALSLAAELDAETTRLVHTAHYYPVDEAFEEPLAVDGEQYRLDGTGVTRLDADTTGSQ